The following proteins are encoded in a genomic region of Tenebrio molitor chromosome 7, icTenMoli1.1, whole genome shotgun sequence:
- the LOC138134968 gene encoding axoneme-associated protein mst101(2)-like, with protein sequence MTAQILLADDQAVGLIDTGGANPFKRRDSIARTPPRSRASSASSLCLDFLEQTEEDKSAVKECTNGEKPTKRKRTEGTPEMQPIVGGNSQKWIMDRLCHQINKLGKIVGDTYHPRKDLKAVAETLTRLAVQVQSGNNENKTKAGDKEAEEPKSDEKTKKKEEEVKKMSETVNDKQREMEKENAELKALISDLKSEIKTLKENTAADEDGQGVKKIKNDIDRATTNEEIMKVALKDWPKNIYKVTAVVEGSPLASQELEDDIALITIGEEEINMDKGLYKAIKDRYPGIEKNREEELTCISQVTTMETSEGVETINKRYIYRVHIKEAKDNEVLNAMKKIKEAAKNRQRKIIAWPKPTGIDTSKVRKYLEMCFKNIKIRIGIHIPKSKPLGQIPTETRSKQMENEGWKTQNNRKKNETIHIKPPQNVDPKTFAEVMKNVRKGIDAQQMGVLILDARTARAGGAKIKLVEKKEGAAKELIAKIQNIAGNDTTVKKLEEKQVAIIIRDLDKTIDREEIEKAIKDELDVKDTTTCVKVLGPRAPADGEGPNTALAIMPARWGKMLLKQRRIKIGWSRCRIVEKITPPRCYRCQQFGHASYACKSKEKTAQKCLNCGGEEHEAKDCKEEEACYICNKKGHRADSMRCERYREVVNKVRANRKGEESISK encoded by the coding sequence ATGACCGCTCAGATCCTCCTGGCAGATGATCAGGCCGTAGGATTGATAGATACTGGAGGAGCAAATCCTTTCAAGAGAAGAGACAGTATCGCAAGGACACCTCCAAGGTCTAGAGCTAGCTCGGCTAGTTCCCTATGCCTGGACTTTCTGGAACAAACAGAGGAAGATAAGTCAGCAGTAAAGGAATGCACAAACGGGGAAAAACCAACCAAACGCAAACGGACGGAAGGCACGCCGGAAATGCAGCCGATCGTGGGAGGCAACTCCCAGAAATGGATAATGGACAGATTGTGCCATCAAATTAACAAGCTTGGCAAAATAGTCGGCGATACGTATCATCCAAGGAAAGACCTAAAAGCGGTCGCGGAAACTCTCACTAGGTTAGCCGTTCAAGTACAATCTGGCAATAACGAGAACAAAACGAAAGCGGGTGACAAGGAGGCAGAGGAACCTAAGTCAGACGAGAAAACCAAGAAGAAGGAAGAGGAGGTTAAAAAGATGAGCGAAACAGTAAACGACAAACAGAGAGAAATGGAAAAGGAGAACGCGGAGCTCAAAGCCTTAATTTCGGACCTAAAATCGGAGATTAAAACCCTCAAAGAAAATACTGCAGCGGACGAGGACGGACAAGGagtcaagaaaataaagaatgaCATTGACAGAGCGACTACAAATGAAGAAATTATGAAGGTAGCTTTAAAAGACTGGCCGAAAAATATCTATAAGGTAACTGCAGTAGTGGAGGGATCGCCACTTGCAAGCCAAGAACTGGAAGACGACATTGCATTAATAACAATAGGTGAAGAAGAGATAAACATGGATAAGGGCCTTTACAAGGCAATCAAAGACAGATATCCTGGTATTGAAAAAAACAGGGAAGAAGAGCTGACATGTATCTCACAAGTTACAACTATGGAGACTTCAGAAGGAGtggaaacaataaataaaagataCATATATCGAGTACACATTAAAGAAGCTAAGGACAACGAAGTCTTAAATGCGATGAAAAAGATAAAAGAAGCAGCAAAAAACAGGCAGAGGAAAATAATAGCCTGGCCAAAACCTACTGGCATCGATACGTCCAAAGTGAGAAAATACTtggaaatgtgttttaaaaacataaaaatccGAATTGGAATTCATATACCAAAATCGAAGCCCCTGGGACAAATCCCAACCGAAACGCGATCAAAACAAATGGAAAATGAAGGCTGGAAGACGCaaaacaacagaaaaaaaaatgagacgATTCACATCAAACCGCCCCAAAATGTAGACCCCAAGACCTTTGCGGAGGTGATGAAAAATGTAAGGAAAGGGATTGACGCGCAACAAATGGGTGTCCTTATATTAGATGCCAGGACGGCGAGAGCTGGTGGCGCCAAGATTAAACTTGTCGAAAAAAAAGAAGGAGCGGCAAAAGAATTGATTGCCAAAATCCAAAATATAGCGGGAAATGACACGACCGTGAAGAAACTAGAAGAAAAACAAGTGGCAATAATAATAAGGGACCTGGATAAGACGATAGATAGGGAGGAAATTGAGAAAGCCATCAAGGATGAGCTGGACGTAAAAGACACCACAACCTGTGTGAAAGTGCTCGGTCCAAGGGCACCTGCAGATGGCGAAGGCCCAAACACGGCCCTGGCGATAATGCCGGCGAGATGGGGAAAAATGCTGCTCAAACAGCGCAGAATCAAGATAGGGTGGAGCAGATGCAGGATAGTGGAGAAAATTACTCCCCCTAGGTGCTACAGGTGCCAACAATTTGGACACGCGTCATACGCGTGCAAAAGTAAAGAAAAGACAGCACAAAAATGCCTAAACTGTGGCGGAGAGGAGCATGAAGCCAAGGATTGCAAGGAAGAGGAAGCATGCTACATATGCAATAAAAAAGGGCACCGCGCAGACAGCATGAGATGCGAGCGATACAGGGAAGTGGTAAACAAGGTGAGGGCAAACCGAAAGGGTGAAGAATCGATTAGCAAATGA